Proteins encoded in a region of the Scatophagus argus isolate fScaArg1 chromosome 1, fScaArg1.pri, whole genome shotgun sequence genome:
- the LOC124061798 gene encoding solute carrier family 25 member 44-like: MQQKRNIQIIEWEDLDKRKFYSFGVFMTMTIRATVYPATLIRTRLQVQRGKSLYSGTFDAFFKILRSEGVRGLYRGFMVNTFTLISGQAYITTYELVRKYVSQYSEDNTVKSLVAGGSASLVAQSITVPIDVVSQQLMMQGQGEHLTRFRLKSNTETGKTKKVFGQTRSIVSQIFAADGFRGFYRGYVASLLTYIPNSAVWWPFYHFYAEQLSKLAPSDCPHLVLQAMAGPLAAATAATVTNPMDVVRARVQVEGRTSVIETFRQLLKEEGCWGMTKGLSARIISSTPTAIVMVVGYETLKKLSLRPELVDSRHW; encoded by the exons ATgcagcagaaaagaaacatcCAGATCATCGAGTGGGAGGACCTCGACAAAAGGAAGTTCTACTCATTCGGGGTGTTTATGACGATGACCATCCGGGCCACCGTCTACCCGGCTACGCTCATCCGCACTCGGCTACAGGTGCAGAGGGGCAAGTCACTCTACAGTGGCACCTTCGACGCCTTCTTCAAGATTCTGCGGTCGGAGGGCGTTCGAGGCCTTTATCGTGGCTTTATGGTCAACACGTTCACGCTCATCTCAGGCCAGGCTTACATAACCACCTATGAGCTGGTGAGGAAGTATGTCTCCCAGTATTCTGAGGACAATACGGTCAAGTCACTGGTGGCCGGCGGCTCGGCCTCTCTGGTCGCACAGAGCATCACTGTTCCTATAGATGTTGTCTCGCAGCAGCTGATGATGCAGGGCCAAGGAGAGCACCTCACCCGCTTTCGACTCAAGTCTAACACAGAGACTGGAAAGACCAAGAAAGTGTTTGGCCAAACCAGGAGTATTGTGTCTCAGATCTTTGCTGCTGATGGTTTCCGGGGCTTCTACAGGGGATATGTGGCTTCTTTACTCACTTATATCCCAAACAGTGCTGTCTGGTGGCCTTTCTATCACTTTTATGCTG AGCAACTCTCTAAACTGGCTCCCAGTGACTGCCCTCATCTGGTTCTTCAAGCCATGGCTGGACCTCTAGCTGCTGCTACTGCCGCAACTGTCACCAACCCAATGGATGTGGTCAGAGCCAGAGTGCAG gttgaAGGCAGGACTTCAGTGATCGAGACGTTCAGACAGCTGCTCAAAGAGGAGGGCTGTTGGGGGATGACCAAAGGACTGTCGGCACGCATCATTTCATCCACACCCACTGCCATCGTCATGGTGGTCGGCTACGAGACGCTTAAAAAACTGAGTTTGCGACCGGAGCTGGTGGACTCAAGACACTGGTAG